In a genomic window of Alteromonas gilva:
- a CDS encoding methyl-accepting chemotaxis protein, with product MVQRFASLTIRSRLALGFGIILALLILLTIQGINKVNFIDRTLSEITDINSVKQRFAINFRGSVHDRAIAIRDIAIARKPSEITTFVNEIRELETFYRTSENEMNAMLNDDTVFSAEEKNILRRIASIQSRTLPLIEEIINAKRNNESVDDVVLDEARPAFIAWLNTINEFIDYQEQQNQQATPEAREVAGGFQSLMLVLTLISLTISVIVAFLIERSLRLSLGGEPFDAQRAIQTMANGDLTKNLTSSYKGSILDSLSDMSDKLTEIVRNIVSTSNDVSTQISEVAEGSANALDAAQKQAMLTNETASKLIAMRSSIDEVAEIAKRTEENSGLTVDYAGQGRVVVESTSAEIEKISTTVNQSVEQIKLLEENTKKIGGIAGVISGISEQTNLLALNAAIEAARAGESGRGFAVVADEVRQLAQRTGEATSQIESMISEVQAQTAASVNAMETTQPLVENGRAQVIKATELLENIERQANDSLIRVQEVARAASEQVNVVGDVSQAMEKITAMSEEATQSMHSNKTATQTLNELSHQLKEEVRFFTV from the coding sequence ATGGTTCAAAGATTTGCATCACTTACAATTAGAAGCCGCCTTGCGTTAGGTTTCGGCATTATACTCGCCCTGCTTATATTGCTTACCATTCAAGGGATAAACAAGGTTAACTTTATCGACCGTACCCTTTCTGAGATAACCGATATCAACTCAGTAAAGCAAAGATTTGCCATTAACTTCAGAGGCAGTGTTCATGATCGGGCCATCGCAATAAGAGACATTGCCATTGCGCGAAAACCATCAGAGATAACGACGTTTGTTAACGAAATTCGGGAACTGGAAACTTTTTACCGTACCTCGGAAAATGAAATGAACGCCATGCTGAATGACGACACGGTGTTTTCTGCAGAAGAGAAAAATATACTGCGCCGCATAGCGTCTATTCAAAGTCGTACGCTGCCACTCATAGAAGAAATTATCAACGCAAAGAGAAATAATGAAAGTGTTGATGATGTGGTGCTGGATGAAGCCAGACCGGCTTTTATTGCCTGGTTGAATACCATTAATGAGTTTATTGACTATCAGGAGCAGCAAAATCAACAAGCTACCCCTGAAGCAAGAGAAGTCGCCGGCGGCTTTCAGAGCCTGATGCTGGTGCTGACATTAATCTCTTTAACCATATCCGTGATTGTGGCATTTCTGATTGAAAGAAGCCTGCGCCTTTCCCTCGGCGGAGAGCCGTTTGACGCGCAGCGCGCCATTCAGACGATGGCCAATGGAGATCTGACGAAAAATTTAACATCCTCCTACAAAGGAAGCATCCTCGACTCACTCTCAGACATGAGTGATAAGCTTACTGAAATTGTGAGGAATATCGTAAGCACCTCCAATGATGTCTCTACCCAAATCAGCGAGGTTGCAGAAGGCTCCGCAAATGCGCTGGATGCTGCACAAAAACAGGCCATGCTGACAAATGAAACGGCTTCCAAATTAATCGCAATGCGCTCAAGCATTGATGAGGTGGCTGAAATTGCCAAACGAACGGAAGAAAACTCAGGCCTGACTGTTGATTACGCTGGACAGGGTCGCGTGGTCGTAGAGTCAACCTCGGCTGAAATTGAAAAAATCTCAACCACGGTAAATCAGTCAGTTGAGCAAATAAAACTGCTGGAAGAAAACACCAAGAAAATTGGCGGCATCGCCGGCGTAATCAGTGGTATATCTGAACAAACTAACCTGCTCGCGCTAAACGCCGCCATCGAAGCGGCCAGAGCGGGAGAATCCGGTAGAGGATTTGCAGTAGTTGCCGATGAGGTTCGTCAGCTGGCGCAGCGCACCGGCGAAGCAACTTCACAGATTGAAAGTATGATATCAGAGGTACAAGCCCAGACCGCCGCATCAGTAAACGCCATGGAAACAACGCAGCCATTAGTTGAGAATGGCCGTGCCCAGGTGATCAAGGCAACAGAATTACTCGAAAATATTGAGCGCCAGGCCAATGACTCTTTGATACGCGTTCAGGAAGTGGCCCGGGCTGCGTCAGAGCAAGTGAATGTGGTTGGCGATGTGAGCCAGGCAATGGAAAAAATCACGGCTATGTCAGAAGAGGCAACCCAGTCCATGCACAGCAATAAGACAGCAACACAAACCCTGAATGAACTGTCGCATCAGCTCAAAGAAGAAGTCAGATTCTTTACTGTTTAA